In the genome of Raphanus sativus cultivar WK10039 chromosome 4, ASM80110v3, whole genome shotgun sequence, one region contains:
- the LOC108836123 gene encoding RNA polymerase sigma factor sigC → MASFNSFPIPKQIVGSSSSSSSGTRPRILVRSSMSSSSMASTNSMLVLVPPHPLIKHWLSLFTCHQTPFPIFVRIASRWSFLSSVKEETRFHQRDHLPKACGCASATAENVYVELKDPKESSGVGLVGEHMSYPEKAHLSRTMLQYNLLGKNLLALEQTFVALESLRMERDIMSQMRKLGAAELFNTCLSRSRGSSATSCLPDTATESVVDTTEEQQTFVHSRRKLRKKARKSSLVTGNGDKGIDLGPRVRRASKYRKKRERISRNEAEMSQGVKIVAEMERIRTKLEEESGKVASMSCWAEAAGMNEKLLIRNLHFGWYCRDELVKSTRSLVLFLARNYRGLGIAHEDLIQAGYVGVLQGAERFDHTRGYKFSTYVQYWIRKSMSTMVSRHARGVHIPASIIRTMSQIQKARKTLKTSQGIKYPADEEISKLTGYSLKKIRAANQCLKVVGSIDKKVGDCFTTKFLEFTPDTTMESPEEAVMRQSARRDVHDLLQGLEDREKQVMVLRYGLQDYSPKSLEEIGKLLRVSKEGIRKIERRAMAKLRDQPKTDSLRYYLNQ, encoded by the exons ATGGCGTCCTTCAATTCGTTCCCAATTCCTAAACAG ATtgttggttcttcttcttcttcttcgtctggTACTCGGCCACGTATCTTGGTGCGATCGAGTATGTCTTCGTCGTCCATGGCCTCAACCAATAGTATGCTG GTGTTGGTACCTCCGCATCCTTTGATCAAACACTGGCTCTCTCTCTTCACATGTCACCAGACTCCTTTCCCCATTTTCG TTAGAATTGCATCGAGGTGGTCGTTCCTATCCTCAGTAAAAGAGGAAACCAGATTTCACCAGAGAGATCATCTTCCTAAAGCATGTGGCTGTGCTTCTGCAACTGCTGAAAATGTCTATGTAGAGCTCAAAGATCCAAAG GAAAGTAGTGGCGTGGGTTTGGTTGGAGAACATATGTCTTATCCAGAGAAAGCCCATTTATCTCGTACCATGTTGCAATACAATCTACTAGGGAAGAACCTTTTAGCGCTAGAGCAAACTTTCGTCGCCTTGGAGTCGTTAAGAATGGAAAGAGATATCATGTCGCAGATGCGCAAGTTGGGTGCTGCTGAGTTATTCAACACCTGTCTTTCTAGGTCCCGTGGTTCCTCAGCCACTTCATGCTTACCTGACACAGCAACCGAGTCGGTGGTGGATACTACAGAAGAACAGCAAACCTTTGTGCATTCAAGAAGGAAACTGAGGAAGAAAGCAAGAAAGTCGAGTTTGGTGACTGGAAATGGTGATAAGGGTATTGATCTAGGGCCTAGAGTGAGAAGAGCatcaaaatatagaaagaagagagagaggatatCTAGAAACGAGGCTGAGATGTCACAAGGAGTCAAG ATAGTGGCGGAGATGGAGAGGATcagaacgaaactggaagagGAGAGTGGCAAGGTAGCGAGTATGAGTTGTTGGGCTGAAGCTGCAGGGATGAACGAGAAACTTCTCATCCGCAATCTTCATTTCGGTTGGTACTGTAGAGATGAACTGGTGAAAAGCACCCGGTCTTTGGTTCTCTTCCTTGCAAGAAACTATCGTGGACTCGGGATCGCCCACGAAGATTTAATTCAG GCAGGGTATGTGGGAGTGTTGCAAGGAGCAGAGAGGTTTGATCACACGAGGGGTTACAAGTTTTCGACATATGTGCAGTATTGGATAAGAAAATCCATGTCCACGATGGTGTCACGGCATGCAAGAGGCGTCCATATTCCT GCGTCAATAATCCGAACAATGAGTCAGATACAGAAGGCTCGCAAGACCTTGAAAACGAGCCAGGGGATAAAGTATCCAGCTGATGAGGAGATTTCGAAACTTACAGGCTACTCGTTAAAGAAGATTAGAGCAGCTAACCAATGCCTAAAAGTGGTTGGTTCAATCGACAAGAAAGTTGGGGATTGCTTTACCACAAAGTTCTTG GAGTTTACACCAGACACGACGATGGAGAGTCCAGAGGAGGCTGTGATGAGGCAGAGCGCAAGGAGAGACGTTCATGATCTTTTGCAAGGGCTAGAGGATAGAGAGAAGCAAGTGATGGTTCTACGTTATGGTCTGCAAGACTATAGTCCCAAGTCATTGGAAGAGATTGGGAAGCTTCTTAGGGTTAGCAAAGAAGGGATTAGGAAGATCGAACGGAGAGCAATGGCTAAACTCAGAGACCAACCCAAAACCGACAGCCTCAGATATTATTTGAACCAGTGA
- the LOC108852420 gene encoding 40S ribosomal protein S21-2-like: MQNEEGVVTELYIPRKCSATNRLITSKDHASVQLNIGHLDADGIYTGQFTTLALCGFVRAQGDADSGVDRLWQKKKVETKQQ; encoded by the exons ATGCAGAACGAGGAAGGAGTCGTCACAGAACTATACATTCCGAGAAAATG CTCGGCCACAAACAGGTTGATCACATCAAAGGATCACGCATCTGTTCAGCTTAACATTGGTCACCTTGATGCCGATGGTATCTACACTGGCCAGTTCACCACGCTTGCTCTTTGCGGTTTCGTCCGTGCTCAG GGAGACGCAGACAGTGGCGTGGACAGGCTCTGGCAGAAGAAGAAGGTCGAAACAAAACAACAGTGA
- the LOC108849335 gene encoding LOW QUALITY PROTEIN: ultraviolet-B receptor UVR8 (The sequence of the model RefSeq protein was modified relative to this genomic sequence to represent the inferred CDS: inserted 1 base in 1 codon) → MNGNDGGSVPIEECNASVVYMSGYLPGASPEKSPILSPVPVRLPATVHGGGSWKDVCGGGCGFAMAISENGKLITWGSSDDEGQSYVASGKHGETPEPFPLPTESPVLQASAGWAHCAVVTEAGEAFTWGWKECIPSKDAGGKQQSGLSEQGEFRWDYLVLCLYLIEXVIVSPVLSQGTTASSGQNENRKVGEEPVKRRRVSTAKEETEGLTSGEDYFATTPSLVSVGLGVRITSVATGGRHTLALSDIGQVWGWGYGGEGQLGLGSKIKMVSAPHLIPFLESPGSGKERSFVLHHGTAATTSRVPGQYIKAISCGGRHSAVITDAGGLITFGWGLYGQCGHGNTNDQLRPMAVSEVQNVKIESVAAGLWHTICISCDGKVFSFGGNQFGQLGTGTDHAETKPRLLDGQNMENKRAIAVSCGARHSAVLADDGQLLCWGWNKYGQLGLGDTIDRNIPTQVQLDGCRLRKVACGWWHTLLLADSPT, encoded by the exons ATGAATGGGAACGACGGAGGATCAGTTCCGATCGAGGAATGTAACGCGAGCGTGGTTTACATGTCCGGCTACTTACCGGGAGCCTCGCCGGAAAAGTCTCCGATTCTCTCTCCTGTCCCCGTGCGGTTACCGGCGACTGTTCACGGCGGAGGTTCGTGGAAAGACGTGTGTGGCGGCGGTTGTGGGTTCGCTATGGCTATCTCAG AGAATGGGAAGCTTATAACTTGGGGGTCTTCTGATGATGAAGGACAGAGCTATGTGGCTTCTGGAAAGCATGGG GAAACTCCAGAGCCGTTTCCACTTCCCACCGAGTCTCCAGTCTTACAGGCTTCTGCAGGATGGGCACATTGTGCCGTTGTAACAG AGGCTGGTGAAGCGTTTACTTGGGGATGGAAAGAGTGCATTCCATCAAAGGATGCTGGTGGGAAGCAGCAAAGTGGTCTGAGTGAGCAAGGTGAGTTCCGTTGGGATTATTTAGTGCTTTGTTTATATCTCATTG CTGTCATAGTGAGTCCAGTATTGTCACAAGGTACAACTGCATCCAGCGGTCAGAATGAGAATCGAAAGGTGGGAGAGGAACCAGTGAAGCGGAGACGGGTTTCAACCGCCAAAGAAGAAACGGAAGGCCTCACATCTGGAGAAGATTACTTTGCAACAACACCTTCGCTTGTGAGTGTTGGCCTTGGAGTGAGGATCACCAGTGTAGCTACTGGTGGTCGGCATACTCTGGCTTTGTCAG ATATAGGACAGGTTTGGGGTTGGGGATATGGAGGCGAAGGGCAGTTAGGATTGGGTTCCAAGATTAAAATGGTTTCAGCTCCTCATCTGATACCTTTCCTTGAATCACCTGGCTCTGGAAAAGAAAGATCTTTTGTGTTGCATCATGGGACAGCAGCAACAACGTCAAGAGTTCCTGGTCAGTATATAAAGGCGATTTCGTGTGGAGGGCGTCACAGTGCAGTAATTACAG ATGCTGGAGGATTAATAACTTTTGGCTGGGGACTCTATGGACAG TGTGGCCACGGAAACACAAATGATCAGCTAAGGCCCATGGCTGTGTCAGAAGTGCAGAACGTAAAGATAGAAAGCGTAGCAGCTGGATTGTGGCATACTATTTGCATCTCTTGTGATGGTAAAGTGTTCTCCTTTGGTGGAAACCAATTTGGACAACTGGGAACTGGCACTGATCATGCTGAG ACCAAACCGAGGTTGCTGGATGGTCAGAACATGGAGAACAAACGTGCAATAGCAGTTAGCTGTGGAGCGCGACATAGTGCTGTTTTAGCAG ATGATGGTCAGTTGCTATGTTGGGGATGGAACAAATACGGGCAG CTGGGTCTAGGGGACACGATTGACCGGAACATTCCTACACAAGTCCAGCTCGATGGGTGCAGACTGAGAAAAGTGGCCTGTGGATGGTGGCATACGTTACTACTAGCTGACTCGCCCACTTGA
- the LOC108836125 gene encoding CASP-like protein 5B2: MKKIFGGPGTVCGLLLRIGQCASSAASIGFMVSATDFSGRTAFCYLIASMGLQLLWSFALACLDVYALRTKKDLQNPILVSLFVVGDWVTAMLSLAAACSSAGVVVLYAKDLKYCDIHAQLSCLRYEVAVALSFVTWVQIALSSHVTFWILASV; this comes from the exons ATGAAGAAGATCTTCGGAGGTCCAGGAACTGTGTGTGGTCTGTTACTGAGAATCGGACAATGTGCTTCTTCTGCTGCTTCCATCGGCTTTATGGTCTCTGCCACCGACTTCTCTGGTCGCACTGCTTTCTG CTACTTGATTGCTTCGATGGGTCTTCAATTGCTGTGGAGCTTTGCCCTCGCGTGTCTTGATGTTTATGCTCTGAGGACCAAGAAAGATCTCCAAAACCCAATCTTGGTTAGCTTATTCGTCGTTGGTGATTGG GTGACTGCAATGTTATCTCTTGCAGCTGCGTGTTCATCGGCTGGAGTTGTGGTCTTATACGCCAAAGATCTCAAGTATTGTGATATCCACGCCCAGCTTTCATGTCTTAGGTATGAAGTCGCCGTGGCGCTTTCTTTCGTCACTTGGGTTCAGATTGCCCTTTCTTCTCATGTCACGTTTTGGATCTTAGCCTCGGTTTAG